The Erythrolamprus reginae isolate rEryReg1 chromosome 3, rEryReg1.hap1, whole genome shotgun sequence genome contains a region encoding:
- the LOC139163539 gene encoding matrix metalloproteinase-9-like, giving the protein MSLPAPAGLLLLLLLALPPLPCSRAAPTEGKGPMVITFPGDALSPLSDRELASRYLQRYGYLTRTNPVGQVKLETPLKAMQKQLGLPETGELDAPTLTAMRAPRCGVPDVGHFQTFEGDLKWDHTDITYRVVNHSPDLDGSIIEDAFARAFDVWRQVTPLTFTRKQDGDVDVDILIRFGTREHGDGYPFDGKDGLLAHAFPPGKDRFSGDAHFDDDELWTLGRGVVVKTHFGNANGSLCRFPFVFDGKSYSSCTTEGREDGLPWCATTPNFDQDKTYGFCPSELLFTFDGNSNGEKCVFPFVFEGKSYHGCTTDGRTDGYRWCATTANFDQDKKYGFCPNSDMAVMGGNSQGEPCAFPFKFLGKTYSSCTAEGRTDEKLWCATTSDYDADQKWGFCPDQGYSLFLVAAHEFGHALGLEHSSIREALMFPMYTYLADFQLHADDIEGIQYLYGEGSGPQPTVPIPPSQAPTEAEDDDDSYVTETPAVDGRSRACQVETFNGVGEIQKALHFFKDGQYWKMSGTGLGPRKVDLLEGPLRIQSTWPALPDVIDAAFQDPLTKRLFFFSGQSFWVYQGARVIGPRSLEKLGIGRDVHKIVGSLTRKRGKALLFSGDQFWRLDVKKEQVDKEYPHYIDSLFPGVPTDANLVFQHKGRFHFCRHPFCWQMSPRYQVTRVGYFKQDILKCPEQ; this is encoded by the exons ATGAGCCTCCCAGCCCCGgccggcctcctcctcctcctcctcctggcgcTCCCGCCGCTGCCCTGCTCACGGGCCGCCCCGACGGAAGGGAAGGGCCCCATGGTCATCACCTTCCCCGGGGACGCCCTCAGCCCCCTGAGCGACCGGGAGCTGGCCTCC CGCTACCTCCAGCGTTACGGGTACCTGACGCGGACCAACCCGGTGGGGCAGGTGAAGCTGGAGACCCCCCTGAAGGCCATGCAGAAGCAGCTGGGCTTGCCGGAAACAGGGGAGCTGGACGCCCCCACCCTCACTGCCATGCGCGCGCCCCGCTGCGGAGTCCCCGACGTGGGTCACTTCCAGACTTTCGAGGGCGACCTCAAGTGGGACCACACGGACATCACGTACCG GGTGGTCAACCATTCCCCTGACCTGGATGGCTCCATCATCGAAGACGCCTTCGCCCGAGCCTTCGATGTCTGGAGGCAGGTGACGCCCCTCACCTTCACCCGCAAGCAGGATGGGGACGTGGACGTGGACATTCTCATCCGGTTTGGAACTCGAg AGCACGGTGACGGCTACCCATTTGATGGCAAGGATGGACTTCTGGCCCACGCCTTCCCTCCCGGCAAAGACCGGTTCAGCGGGGATGCCCATTTTGATGATGACGAGCTCTGGACGCTGGGCAGAGGGGTCG TGGTGAAGACCCACTTTGGCAACGCCAACGGCTCTCTCTGCCGCTTCCCCTTCGTCTTTGATGGCAAGAGCTACTCCTCCTGCACCACGGAAGGGAGAGAAGACGGGCTGCCCTGGTGTGCCACCACCCCCAACTTTGACCAGGACAAGACATACGGCTTCTGCCCCAGCGAAC TCCTCTTCACCTTCGATGGGAACAGCAATGGGGAGAAGTGCGTCTTCCCCTTCGTCTTCGAGGGCAAATCTTACCACGGATGCACCACCGATGGGCGCACAGATGGCTACCGCTGGTGCGCAACCACCGCCAACTTTGACCAGGACAAGAAATACGGCTTCTGTCCAAATAGCG aCATGGCCGTGATGGGCGGGAACTCCCAGGGCGAGCCCTGCGCTTTTCCCTTCAAGTTCCTGGGCAAGACGTACAGCAGCTGCACCGCGGAGGGACGGACTGACGAGAAGCTCTGGTGCGCCACCACCAGCGACTATGACGCAGACCAGAAGTGGGGCTTTTGCCCTGACCAAG GTTACAGCCTCTTCCTGGTTGCGGCACATGAGTTCGGCCATGCGCTCGGCCTGGAGCATTCCAGCATCCGGGAAGCCCTGATGTTCCCCATGTACACTTACCTGGCTGACTTCCAGCTGCATGCGGACGACATCGAAGGAATCCAGTATCTCTACG GCGAAGGATCGGGCCCACAGCCCACAGTGCCCATCCCCCCTTCTCAGGCCCCCACCGAAGCCGAGGACGATGATGACTCTTACGTGACCGAGACACCTGCCGTGGATGGCCGGAGCAGGGCCTGCCAGGTGGAGACCTTCAACGGGGTGGGCGAGATCCAGAAGGCGCTGCACTTCTTCAAGGATGG GCAATACTGGAAAATGTCGGGCACCGGACTGGGCCCCAGGAAGGTTGACCTCCTGGAGGGCCCCCTGCGGATCCAGAGCACCTGGCCAGCCCTCCCAGATGTGATTGACGCGGCTTTCCAGGACCCTCTGACCAAGAGGCTCTTCTTCTTCTCAG GCCAGAGCTTCTGGGTGTACCAGGGGGCCCGGGTCATTGGCCCTCGGAGCCTTGAGAAGCTGGGCATCGGGAGAGACGTGCACAAGATTGTGGGGAGCCTGACACGGAAGAGGGGGAAGGCCCTGCTCTTCAGCGGAGATCAGTTCTGGAG GCTGGATGTGAAGAAGGAGCAGGTGGACAAGGAGTACCCCCACTACATTGACAGCCTCTTTCCTGGGGTCCCCACTGATGCTAACCTGGTCTTCCAGCACAAAG GGAGGTTCCACTTCTGCCGTCACCCCTTCTGCTGGCAAATGAGCCCCCGCTACCAGGTGACCCGGGTGGGCTACTTCAAGCAGGACATCCTGAAGTGCCCTGAACAGTGA